One Gadus morhua chromosome 13, gadMor3.0, whole genome shotgun sequence genomic window carries:
- the LOC115556549 gene encoding uncharacterized protein LOC115556549, which translates to MRGGGILRATRAVVSDGIRATIIDHVINHGLSLREAGERVQPNLGRSTVASIIRIFQQTNRMQRLPPSGGRGKLLNHQQELAIVDMVVANNAIKLHEIQSRILEDQEIFHNIISISLATITRTLSKHRVRMKQLYTVPFERNSERVKVLRQKYVQRVMELEANQAPHEFVYVDEAGFNLANRRRRGRNVIGKRATVDVPGQRGANITMCAAISNAGSLLHKCPVGPYNTERLLAFLDDLHQRLVPEQDQEGENRRTFVITWDNVAFHHSQAVTAWFEVHPRLIRLFLPPYSPFLNPIEEFFSTWRWKVYDHQPHDQLSLLEAMDAGCRDITVDDCQGWIRHSKRFYPRCIALDNIRCDVDENLWPNPEDRRD; encoded by the exons ATGCGTGGTGGTGGCATTCTAAGGGCTACAAGGGCAGTGGTGAGTGATGGAATTCGTGCCACTATCATTGACCATGTGATAAACCACGGTCTTTCACTAAGGGAGGCTGGTGAAAGAGTACAGCCCAATTTGGGGCGGTCAACGGTTGCGTCAATTATACGCATCTTTCAACAAACCAACAG AATgcaacgtcttcctccctctgGGGGAAGAGGTAAGCTCCTTAATCATCAACAAGAGCTTGCCATAGTAGATATGGTTGTTGCAAATAACGCAATTAAACTGCATGAGATTCAAAGCAGAATTTTGGAGGACCAAGAGATATTTCACAATATCATTAGCATCAGCCTCGCAACCATTACGCGGACATTGTCCAAACACAGAGTGCGGATGAAACAGCTCTACACTGTTCCCTTTGAGAGGAACAGTGAGCGAGTCAAGGTGCTACGACAAAAATATGTCCAG AGAGTTATGGAATTGGAGGCCAACCAGGCCCCTCATGAATTCGTATACGTGGATGAGGCAGGATTTAATCTGGCCAACAGGCGTCGACGTGGAAGAAATGTCATTGGAAAAAGGGCCACAGTTGATGTTCCTGGACAGAGAGGGGCAAATATCACTATGTGTGCGGCAATTTCAAATGCAGGATCACTCCTCCACAAATGTCCGGTTGGACCTTACAACACCGAGCGCCTCCTTGCTTTTCTCGATGATCTCCACCAGCGCCTGGTTCCAGAGCAGGATCAGGAGGGTGAAAACAGGAGGACCTTCGTTATCACCTGGGACAACGTGGCCTTCCATCACTCACAAGCAGTTACAGCATGGTTTGAGGTCCACCCAAGACTGATTCGTCTATTTCTTCCACCCTATTCACCTTTCCTCAACCCCATAGAGGAGTTCTTTTCTACATGGAGGTGGAAAGTCTATGACCATCAGCCACATGACCAATTGTCCCTCCTTGAAGCCATGGATGCTGGCTGCAGGGACATCACAGTTGATGATTGTCAAGGGTGGATCAGGCATTCCAAGCGGTTTTATCCAAGGTGTATCGCCTTGGATAACATCAGATGCGATGTGGATGAAAACTTGTGGCCTAACCCTGAAGATCGCAGGGATTAG